ACCACCAGCCAGTGGGAGATCCACCGCGCCCAGCGCCGCCTGCGCGACGTCGCCCACCGCTACGGCGTCCGGCTGCGCCTCTTCCACGGCCGCGGCGGCACCGTCGGCCGCGGCGGCGGCCCCTCCCACGACGCGATCCTCGCCCAGCCCTGGGGCACCCTCGAAGGCGAGATCAAGGTCACCGAGCAGGGCGAGGTCATCTCCGACAAGTACCTCGTGCCGTCCCTGGCCCGCGAGAACCTCGAACTCACCGTCGCCGCCACCCTCCAGGCCTCCGCCCTGCACACCGCACCCCGCCAGTCCGACGAGGCCCTGGCCCGCTGGGACGCGGCCATGGACACCGTCTCCGACGCCGCCCACGGCGCCTACCGCGCCCTCGTCGAGGACCCCGACCTGCCCGCGTACTTCTTCGCGGCCACCCCCGTCGACCAGCTCGCCGACCTCCACCTGGGCTCCCGGCCCTCCCGCCGCCCCGACTCCGGCGCCGGACTCGACGGCCTGCGCGCCATCCCGTGGGTCTTCGGCTGGACCCAGTCCCGCCAGATCGTCCCCGGCTGGTACGGCGTCGGCTCCGGCCTCAAGGCACTGCGCGAGGCGGGCCAGGACGACGCCCTCGCCGAGATGGGCGAGCGCTGGCACTTCTTCCGCAACTTCCTGTCCAACGTCGAGATGACCCTGGCCAAGACCGACCTGCGGATCGCCCGCCACTACGTCGACACCCTCGTGCCCGACGACCTCAAGCACGTCTTCGCCCGCATCGAGGCCGAACACGAGCTCACCGTCCGCGAGGTGCTGCGCATCACCGGCGGCGAGAAGCTCCTGGACAACCACCCGGTGCTCCAGCAGACCTTCTCCGTCCGCGACGCCTACCTGGACCCCATCTCCTACCTCCAGGTCTCCCTGCTGGCCCGCCAGCGCGCCGCCGCCGCCCGCGGCGAAGAAGCGGACCCGCTGCTGGCCCGCGCCCTGCTGCTCACCGTCAACGGCGTCGCCGCCGGCCTGCGCAACACCGGCTGACCGCCCGCACCACGGCGCACGGGAGCCCCCGCACCGAACGGTGCGGGGGCTCCCGTCGTACCGGGCCGCGCGGGCCCTACGTGTTGTACGCGGACTGCGCGCGCTCCAGGCCCTCGGAGATCAGGCACTCCACCGCGTCGGCCGCCCGGTCCACGAACCAGTCCAGCTCCTTGCGCTCCGTCGAGGAGAAGTCCTTCAGCACGAAGTCCGCCACCTGCATCCGGCCCGGCGGACGGCCGATGCCGCAGCGCACCCGGTGGTAGTCCGGCCCCAGCGACTTCGTCATCGACTTCAGCCCGTTGTGCCCGTTGTCCCCGCCGCCCAGCTTCAGCCGCAGCGTCGGGTAGTCGATGTCCAGCTCGTCGTGGACGGCCACGATCCGCTCCGTCGGCACCTTGTAGAAGTCGCGCAGCGCCGTCACCGGGCCGCCCGACAGGTTCATGTACGCCATCGGCTTGGCCAGCACCACCCGGCGGTTCGCCGGACCCGGCGGGCCGATCCGGCCCTCGACCACCTGGGCCCGGGCCTTGTGCGCCTTGAACTTCCCGCGGATCCGCTCCGCCAGCAGGTCGGCCACCATGAAACCGATGTTGTGGCGGTTGCCCGCGTACTCCGGTCCCGGGTTCCCGAGACCGACGATCAGCCAGGGCGCCGCGTCGTCCGACATCAAAAACTCCTTGAACGGGAACGACCGCCGCCCCGCTCCAGTGGAGCCGGACGGCGGCCGGTCAGCTACTGCCGGGAAGGCGGTGCGAGGCTCAGGCCTCTTCGCCCTCGGCCTCGGCGGACGGCTCCTCGGCCTGCGGGGCGACGACCTGCAGCACGGCGATGTCGCCGTCGACGGCCAGGGTGGTGCCCGACGGGAGGACCAGGTCCTTCGCGTGGATGGTGTCGCCGGCCTCCAGGCCCGCGATGGAGACGGTGACCTCGGTCGGGATGTGCGTGGCCTCGGCCTCGACGGAGATGGTGTTCTGGAGGGTCTCCAGCATGTTGCCGCCCGCGGCCAGCTCGCCCTCGGTGACGATCGCGACGTCGACGGTGACCTTCTCGCCCTTCTTGACGATCAGGAGGTCGACGTGGGAGATCGAACGCTTCAGGGGGTGACGCTGCACGGCCTTCGGGATGACCAGCTCGGTGCCGCCGCCCGCGATGTCCAGGGAGATCAGGACGTTGGGGGTGCGCAGCGCCAGCAGCAGGCCGTGGCCCTCGACGTCGACGTGCTTCGGGTCCTGGCCGTGACCGTAGATGACACCGGGGACCTTGCCGGCGACGCGGGCCTTGCGGGCGGCGCCCTTGCCGAACTGGGTGCGGACCTCGGCGGAAAGCTTGACCTCGGACATGCTCACTCCTCGTGGGGTGACGGAAATCGGAACTGGAGTCACCCGGCCGGAACGGCCTGCTACGAAGAGCGCGTCGATAACGGAGCGCCGGCACCCGCGCGAACAGGTACGGCCTCCCTCGCCGAGCAACTCGTGGAGTGTACCCGGGGAGGGAGGCCGTACCCAAAAGGATCTACCGCACAGCGGTTACTGCTGCTCCTCGAAGAGGCTGGTGACCGAGCCGTCCTCGAAGACCTCGCGCACCGCGCGCGCGACCATCGGGGCGATCGACAGCACCGTGATCTTGTCGAGCTCCAGGTCGGACGGGTCCGGCAGGGTGTTCGTGAACACGAACTCGCTCACCTTGGAGTTCTTCAGGCGGTCGGCGGCCGGGCCCGACAGGATGCCGTGCGTCGCCGTCACGATGACGTCCTCCGCACCGTGGGCGAACAGCGCGTCGGCCGCGGCGCAGATGGTGCCACCGGTGTCGATCATGTCGTCGACCAGGACGCAGACGCGGCCCTTGACCTCGCCGACGACCTCGTGGACGGTCACCTGGTTGGCGACGTCCTTGTCGCGGCGCTTGTGCACGATGGCCAGGGGGGCGTCCAGCCGGTCGCACCAGCGGTCGGCCACGCGCACGCGGCCGGCGTCCGGCGAGACGATCGTCAGCTTGGTGCGGTCCACCTTGGCGCCGACGTAGTCCGCGAGGACCGACAGGGCCGAGAGGTGGTCCACCGGGCCGTCGAAGAAGCCCTGGATCTGGTCGGTGTGCAGGTCGACCGTGAGGATGCGGTCCGCACCCGCGGTCTTCAGCAGGTCGGCGACCAGACGGGCCGAGATCGGCTCGCGGCCCTTGTGCTTCTTGTCCTGACGGGCGTAGCCGTAGGACGGGACGATCACGGTGATGGAGCGGGCCGACGCGCGCTTCAGCGCGTCGATCATGATCAGCTGCTCCATGATCCACTTGTTGATCGGAGCCGTGTGGCTCTGGATCAGGAAGCAGTCCGCGCCGCGCGCGGACTCCTGGAAGCGGACGTAGATCTCACCGTTCGCGAAGTCGAAGGCCTTCGTCGGCACGAGGCCGACTCCCAGCTGGTGCGCGACCTCCTCGGCCAGCTCGGGGTGGGCGCGGCCGGAGAAGAGCATGAGCTTCTTCTCGCCGGTCGTCTTGATCCCGGTCACAGCACTGTCTCCTCAGACGTGTTGAAAGCTGCTCGCCCCCGTGCGCGTCCGTCCCGCACACGGTGAGCCAGCCGAATTGCGTGCACCTATCACGGTACGCCGTCGCGGGCGCACCTGTTTCCGGTCAGTTCGCCTCAGCGACGGCCGGCGTCCTCCGGGGCCGCCGACTGCGCCGCGGTCGCGGCCGCGCTGCCCGGACGCTTGCGGGCCACCCAGCCCTCGATATTCCGCTGCTGGCCGCGGGCCACGGCCAGCGCACCGGCCGGCACGTCCTTGGTGATCACGGACCCGGCGGCGGTGTAGGCGCCGTCCCCGATCGTGACGGGTGCCACAAACATGTTGTCCGAACCCGTCTTGCAGTGTGAGC
Above is a window of Streptomyces subrutilus DNA encoding:
- the pth gene encoding aminoacyl-tRNA hydrolase; translation: MSDDAAPWLIVGLGNPGPEYAGNRHNIGFMVADLLAERIRGKFKAHKARAQVVEGRIGPPGPANRRVVLAKPMAYMNLSGGPVTALRDFYKVPTERIVAVHDELDIDYPTLRLKLGGGDNGHNGLKSMTKSLGPDYHRVRCGIGRPPGRMQVADFVLKDFSSTERKELDWFVDRAADAVECLISEGLERAQSAYNT
- a CDS encoding 50S ribosomal protein L25/general stress protein Ctc gives rise to the protein MSEVKLSAEVRTQFGKGAARKARVAGKVPGVIYGHGQDPKHVDVEGHGLLLALRTPNVLISLDIAGGGTELVIPKAVQRHPLKRSISHVDLLIVKKGEKVTVDVAIVTEGELAAGGNMLETLQNTISVEAEATHIPTEVTVSIAGLEAGDTIHAKDLVLPSGTTLAVDGDIAVLQVVAPQAEEPSAEAEGEEA
- a CDS encoding ribose-phosphate diphosphokinase, which gives rise to MTGIKTTGEKKLMLFSGRAHPELAEEVAHQLGVGLVPTKAFDFANGEIYVRFQESARGADCFLIQSHTAPINKWIMEQLIMIDALKRASARSITVIVPSYGYARQDKKHKGREPISARLVADLLKTAGADRILTVDLHTDQIQGFFDGPVDHLSALSVLADYVGAKVDRTKLTIVSPDAGRVRVADRWCDRLDAPLAIVHKRRDKDVANQVTVHEVVGEVKGRVCVLVDDMIDTGGTICAAADALFAHGAEDVIVTATHGILSGPAADRLKNSKVSEFVFTNTLPDPSDLELDKITVLSIAPMVARAVREVFEDGSVTSLFEEQQ